TTTCGAATTCTAGCTACGGATATCTCCACCCGCGTTCTTGATACGGCCAAAAAAGCGATTTATCCGATTGAAGATATCCAGCCGGTGCCGGCTGAGTATAAGAAAAAATACCTGCTGAAGAGTCGTGACAAAAGCAAGGGTCTGGTACGGATCGTGCCTGAACTACGAAAGATTGTTTGTTTTGCCCAACTGAATCTCATGGCTGAAGACTATGGCCTGGGAGTCCTGCTCGATATTATTTTTTGCAGGAATGTCATTATTTACTTCGATAAAGCGACCCAGCAAAAGCTTATGGTTAAATTCTGTCGCTGCCTGAAGCCCGGCGGATATCTGTTCTTGGGCCATTCCGAGTCATTGCATGGTTACGATCTGCCGTTGGTGCCGGTTGCCCCAACGGTCTATCGAAAGATCAGCGTGGACTCTTTTCAGTGAGCAGCCGAATCAACCTCAATCCTGAGGAGATCGTGATCGCGGAAGTCCCCATCGCTGTATCCACAGTGCTAGGGTCCTGTCTGGCGGTGGTTTTTTTCTGTTGCCGCCTGCGGATCGGCGCTATTTGCCATGCCACTTTACCGCAAGGCAGTTGTCGTTTCGATGGCAAGTACGTCAATCAGGCGATCGCCTACATGTTCCATTATTTCGAGGGGTTGAAGGTTCGCCCAGCGGAATTAACGGTTAAAGTTTTCGGCGGCGCAGAGATGTTTGGCGTTACGGATGGGGTCGGAATGAGAAACCAGCAAGCCGCCTTAGAGGCACTGAAACAGCTTGGCCTGAACCCGTCAGTGCTGGATGTCGGCGGCAACAGAGGGCGGCGATTGGTTTTTTTCTCAGAAACCGGCGAAGTTTATCGTAAATGGGTGAAGAGGACAACGCGTTGAAAGAGAAAATTAAGGTTCTGATTGTCGATGATTCGGCCAGTGTCCGCCAGGCCATGGCTGAGATTCTGGCTGGCGATCCTGATATTGAAGTCGTCGGCACTGCGAACGATCCTTTTGCCGCAGCCAACCGCTTGAAGACAGTAATTCCTGATGTCATCACTCTCGATGTCGAGATGCCGCGCATGGATGGGCTGACTTTTTTGCAAAAGATTATGAGCCAGCATCCGATCCCGGTGGTCATGTGCTCCAGTCTGGCAGAAAACGGCTCGGACATCGCCCTGCGGGCCCTGGAGTACGGTGCCGTTGATATTATCACCAAACCTAAACTCGGGACCCGGCAATTTTTGGAAGAATCCCGTATGCGGATCTGTGATGCGGTCAAGGCGGCCTCTCAAGCCCGTCTGCAACCGCTGAGCAAATCCACTTTGAAGGTCGCCCCCAAGCTGACAGCAGATGTGGTCCTGGCCAAACAAAGCAGTGTGCAGCAACGGTTGATCGAAACAACAGAAAAAGTCGTTGTTGTTGGTGCGTCCACCGGCGGGACCGAAGCGCTTCGGATTTTTCTCGAAGCCTTTCCCGCCGATTCTCCCGGAATCGTGATCGTCCAACATATGCCGGAGCATTTTACCTCGACCTTCGCCGAACGGTTGAACGGCTTGTGCCGTCTGGTTGTCAAAGAGGCCGAACATAACGATACCGTCGTGCGCGGGAGGGCTCTTATCGCACCAGGAAATCGGCACCTGTTGTTGAAAAGAAGCGGGACCCGTTACTATGTTGAAATCAAAGACGGCCCTCTGGTTGCACGCCATCGTCCTTCTGTTGATGTTTTATTTCGCAGTGCGGCCCGGTACGGAGGCAAAAATTGCATTGGAATCATTATGACCGGCATGGGTGATGACGGGGCGCAGGGGTTGCTTGAGATGAAAGAATCCGGGGCTTTCACCCTGGCCCAGGATGAAGCGACATCGGTGGTGTACGGGATGCCGAAAGAAGCTGTCGCACGCGGGGCAGTGACCAAAATCGTCCCTTTGCCCTACCTCGCCATGGAAGTCCTGAAATTAGATTAGTTTCTCTCCGGAAACGGAATTTTCCCCTGTCGCAGCGTCAATCTGCAGGCTTACTTGTGCGGCTTAGCGGTGTACGCCTCCGCGCAAGCCCTTGATTTCCTTGCTACAACGGAAAACTGCTCGTTTCCAATCTGAAAACTTAATTATTGCCATCCAGAGTTTCCGGATGAGTCTAGTTTAGCAACTTTGTAGTAAACTCGGGGCTGTCCCCAGGGTCATCGGGGGCTGTCCCAAGAGTTTGCGAACCATGAAACTGTCGCGGTTAGCATCGCAAAGACCTGGGACAGCCCCCATGCGGGGACAGCCTCGGTTTTGCTGCCATCACCCCTTAAATCAGCGCCATTCGGGCTGTATCCCTCTGCATCTGATAGATCCTTCCCGCCCCGGACCAATCCCCTCTCAACCGCATTCGCAAGTGCTATCCGAGCAGCAGCTGTCCTTGCTTTTCCGAAACAGGACCAGCCCGAACAGCACCAGAGCACTGAGCATTCCGAGCAGACTTGGACCGTCTTCTGCTCCGCCAGTCTGCCAGTTTATCGTCAGCCCGCTGAGGGCATAGATTTCATCGACGGCAAAACCGAGCACCAGGGACGAGATCATGATGCCGAGCACATAGAGCAGAGTTGATTTGCGGCCAAGGATGGTGGAAATGACCGATATGGCCGCCGCATTGGTGGCCGGCCCGGCCAGCAGAAACACCAGGGCCGCTCCAGGATGAAGGCCCTTCAGAACCAGCGCTGCGGCGATGGGGGTGGACGCCGTAGCGCAAACATACAGGGGCATTCCTACGATGAGCATCACCAGCATGGCGACAAATTGGTTGCCCAGCCAATGTTCGACCAGAGCGGGTGAGACGAAGACGGTGATGAGTCCGGCGATACCGACTCCGACGAAAAACCAGGCTGAAATGTCGCCGAACAGGTCGCCGAAGGCGAACCCCATCCCTTTGCGGAGCCGTTCAATGATGCTTGGTTTGGGAGGCGTAGAACTGCAGCTACCGCTGCAGCAGCAACTTGAAGAACTCGCCGGCTTGGCCGCAGCGACTGGTTGCGGAGCAGGGGCGGGCTGCTGAGGATCGAAAACCCGCACCAACTGACCGGTAAAGATTGCGGTCAGAAAAGCGGCCAGGGGGCGCAGGACGGCCATCAGCGGGTCAAGGAGCGCCCAGGTGACGGAGATGGAATCGACCCCGGTTTCCGGTGTCGAGATTAGGAAAGCTGTGGTGGCTCCCTTGCTGGCTCCTTGCCTGCGAATACCGGCGGCAGCAGGCAGGACCCCGCAGCTGCACAGCGGGATCGGCACACCAAACAGGGCCGCTTTGAACAGGTTGGTGCGGTTGTCCTTGCCCAGGTGGCGGGCGATAAAATCGTCAGGAATAAAGGCCTTCAGCAGCCCTGCGATAAAAAATCCGAAGAGCATATAGGGCGCTGAGAGACAGAGAATATTCCAACTTTGCAGAAGGATCTGGTTGAGCAGGTTCATGAGGATTCCTTTTAATGTTAAACATGTGACGATATGTTCATCTGTTTAACGGTAAAAAAAGCGGGGATGGATCCCGCTTGAACACTGTGGTCCATAATATTATTCGTTGACGTGTTCCAGGCCGTGTTGCAACAAGATGGAGACATGGTCGTCATCCAGGCTGTAAATGACATTTTTACCGTCTTTACGATACTTGACAATTTTTTGGGAACGCAGCACCCGGAGCTGGTGACTGACGGCTGAAGAACTCATTTTCAGCAGGCAGGCCAGGTCACAGACACACAGCTCCGAAAAGGACAGGGCGTGCAGAATGCGTACCCGGGTTGAATCCCCCAAGGCTTTGAACAACTCAGCCAACTGAAAGAGAGCTTCATCCCGATCCATGCTGGCGGCAACCCCGGCAACGGTGTCAGAGTGAATGCATTCGACCTGGCAAACGTCTTCAACTTGTCCCATAACCATTCCCTTGTGTGAACATGTGTTTAAGTGTGATTCTGTTTCCAAAGAATGTCAACCTTTTTGTAGTGGCTTTTTAACTGCTCTGCCTTGTGCTTGCTTCGTCCCGGAGGACAGGAATCGTGACGACCCGGTTGCGGCCGTTCTCTTTTGCTTGATACAGGGCGATATCCGCTGCTTTGATCAGTTCGTCTAAAGAACCCAGCTCCGGGCTGAGTTCGGCAACTCCCAGGCTGATGGTGACCCTGGCGCTGCGGCCGTCCGGCAAGTTAACCAAGCTTTCGGCAATTTTCTGGCGCAAGCGCTCGGCCAGTTGCAGGCCCCCCTGGAGCCCTGTCTGCGGCAGCACGATGGTAAATTCTTCACCACCTATCCGGCCGATGATATCGACTTCCCGCAGGACAGCGGTCGCCTCTCGCGCCAAAGCCTTGAGAATCTCGTCGCCGCCGTCATGACCGAAGGTGTCATTGATGGTTTTGAATCTGTCCGCATCGAACATGATCAGAGTCATTGGGTTGCGATAGCGGCTGGCACGCTGAAATTCCTGCTCTGCCAATTCCATGAAACGGCGTCGGTTGAGCAGGCCGGTGAGTTCGTCCGTTGTCGCCAGCCATTGCAGATTTTCCTCCGTGGCCTTGCGTTCGGTCGCGTCCCGCAGACTGCCGTGAGCATAATATCTATTGTCCAAGGAAAACGCGGCCACCGAAAGATCGACGGGAAAACAGCTGCCGTCTTTCCGTAAGGCTGTCACTTCCCGGACATGGTTGATGACCGGACCGCGACCGGAGTTGATGAATTTGGACAGGCCCTCCTGAGCTTCCTTCCGGTATTGCTCGGGTACGATTAGATCGTGCAGCTTTTGCTGCAGAGCCTCCTGCTTACTCCAGCCGAACATTTTTTCTGCAGCCGGACTCCAGAATATAATCCGGTCTTCAGAATCGATGGTGATCAGCGCATCCAGCGAAGCTTCAGCCATGGCCCGGTTCATTTCTTCGCTGGCGCGCAGGGCGAGTTCGGCCAATTTTTGTTCGGTGATATCCAGGATGGTTCCGGTTATATGGAGCGGCTTGCCAGTATCGTCAAATTCTACCTGACCCCGTGCCTGGACATAACGCCGCGAACCGTCCGGTTGAATAATCCGATGATCCAGCTCATAGCTTTCGCCGGTTGTCCTGGCTTGTTCCAAAAAGGCTTCAAACTTGGGCATGTCATCCGGATGGATCTGCTCGTGGATTTTGTTAAGATTAGGCTGAAAAGAGCTGGGCGATACTCCGAAAATCCGATAACTTTCCTCCGACCACCAAGTGGAATTGTCTTTGAGATCAATCTTCCAACTGCCCAGGTGGGCGATCGCTTGAGCCTCGGCCAGGCTTTTCTGGATCGTTTCAATCTGGTGGTTATTCTGGGTCGATCTAAACATGCCGACCGCCAGGGCTCCGCCTAGCAGCAACAGCAAGCCATGAACGGTGAATGCAAAGGGCGGGGCCGTCGACGTTAACCAGCCATGTTTCGGTAATCCGGCTAGCTGCCAGGATCCTCCGGGGAAGGTGACATCCATCAGGACCGCTTCTCGTTCTGGAGAGAAGAGGTCGCTGCTGCCCAGGAAAACAGCACCGTCGGCGCCAAAACCATCTACCCCGCGCAAGGCGATGGCCAGATGGGAGTCGTTCAGGCCGGATTCGGCAAACAGTTTATCCATGTCGATCACCGCGGAGATGATTCCCAAGACCCTTTCTGCACCCTGCTGCTCGACCGTCACTGGAGCTCTGCCGATGAGCCCGGTTCCTCCCTGAACCAGCTTAAGCGGACCGGTAGCAAGCAATTGTCCGGTTTCCGCCACCCGGCGGACCTGGTCCCATTGCCCTGGCAGCAAACGATAATCCAGACCGAGAATGGGTTGGTTGGCGGTCAGGGGAGAGACGAACTTGATTTTAAAATCCTCTGCAAATGCCAGGTTTTTGAGTAAAGGATTGTGGTGCAAAAGACTGTGGGCGTAGCGATCAAAGCCGGCCTGGGTCAGCCCGGGGGTCAGGGCGATATAGTTGGCCGTCCCCTTCAACAACAGCAGGCTGCCGGTCATGCGGGTTTCCAATCGTGCCCTGACCTCGGCAAGGTGCAAGGATACGGCAACAATCCGGTTGTTTTTGTACTGTAGGAAGAGCTGATACTGCAGAAAGATGTCCAGCAGCAGTAGACCGGCCGTTAACAGGACAAGTTTTTTCAGAAATTGTTTTTTCATGGTCCTGCTTGTGGAAAAGGCCTCTTGCAAGGTCCGGATTATGCTTGAGCAACACAGCTTGCTGAGTCTATTGCTGCGTCTGGCATGTCCCGGGCGGGACATTTGTAACAAGATGTTGACGGTTGGCAGTCTAACTCAAGAACAGAGCGGCTGTCCATTAAGAAGGATGATGATCAGAGCCAACATCTGCCGGGCGGGAAATGTCGGTTGCCGACTTGTCCGTAGCCAACGGATAGCTCTATCCTGAAGGTAAGCGAGGCGTCTGGCGAAGACTTATCCTGCCGGTCAGCATTGATACCGGACCGGTTGAACTATCGCCTCAGCTGACAATGGAGGATTTTATGCTCAAGGACAAACTGACGGAACTGAAGGTGGCCGCAGCGGCAAAGATCCCTCCTGCCGTCATGCAGGTCATGCAGCAGTCAAGATCCACGCTAAAAGAATCGGACATATTGAGCAAAACCATCAAGCCGGGTGACCGTATTCCCGATTTCAGCTTGGCCGATGGGCAGGGTGTTCGGGTCGATATGGCAACATTGCGTGCCCAGGGTCCGCTGGTGATCAGTTTGTATCGAGGGATCTGGTGACCGTACTGCAATGCAGAGCTGGAGGCCCTGCAGGAGATTTTCCCGGAGCTTAAAAAGCGCGGCGCAAGCTTGATCGCCATTTCACCGATGCAAGCGAAATACTCCACCCAACTGGCCCATAAATTAGGCCTCGAATTCCCTGTGCTCAGTGACCCGGGCAGCAGCTATCTGACCAAGCTGGGAGTCATGTTTCCTGTGCCCGCGGCGCTGGTGGAAATCTATCAAGGGTTCGGCATTGATCTGGAGCGCTTTAACGGCGATCCGCGCTGGCAATTGCCGCTGCCCGGACGGATTATCGTGGATCACCTGGGCGTGGTTCGCAATGCTGATTTTTTCACCGATCATACCGAACGGCCTGAGCCTCAGGAAACCCTGGTTTTGCTTGAGCAGCTAAGTTGAGGCGAGCGGCCGTTCGGCGACTTCAACAGCGGCTGCGCAGCCAGGCTCACCGAACTCTGCCGCCAGCCCTATCTGGTCAGCCAGACTTCAACCCGGCGATTTTTTTCCCGGCCCGCTGCCGTGTCATTGGCTGCCACTGGCATGTCGTCACAGAACCCCTGGATTGTCTCGGCACTGACGCCATGTGCTTTGAGAACCGTTGCGACTTTCTCAGCGCGGATCTGGGATAATTGACAGTTGGCTGTGCGGGAACCGATATTATCGGCGAAGCCGAACAGCTTAACCGCGCGTTGCCGGTTCTGCTGTCGACCGAGGAAGCTGACCAGACGGTCGATATCGCGCAGTCCGCGGTTGTCGATTTCCGTGCTGCCGCTGCGGAAGCGGAAGTTCAGAGACAAGCGCGCGGCGGACGCGGCGTTCTGACGGTAATTCTGTGACGCGTTTGCTGCAATTTCCGGGGTCATTTCATCAATGGTCAACTCGACAAAACCGATCTCCCGGGCAATCTTTTGCCCGGAATCGCTCAGGGCAAATTCAACGAAAGGCCTGCTCTGGGGATTGGTCGGGTTGGCGGGGATATAAAGAAACAGCCGCCGCGCCAGAGGATAGTCCTCGGTTGCCACGGTAAAGGTGGTCGGAAACACCGCTTCGGTTCCCTGCTCGGACACCGCCACCGCTTTGGAGGGCTTGATATAGGGCAGGCCGATAAAGCCGATGGCGTTGGTGTCGGCCGCAACCTGAGCCGTCAGTTCGCGGCTGTCCTCCAGCCGTTCGGCGCTGCTCAGCAGCGACTGGTCGCGTAGCACCAGATGTTTGAAGGTATCCCAGGTTCCCGATTTTTCGTCGCGGGCAATGACCTTGATCGCTCCGGACAGACCGCTTTGGGGGATCTCCTGCCAATCCTTGATCCGCCCGGAAAAAATATCCGCGATCTGCTGTTGTGCCATGTTCTGGACGCCGTTGGCCGGGTGGACGATGACCGCAATGCCGTCCAGGGCCAGGACGTTTTCGCTGGCCGGTCCGGTCATATTGCCGAACCGTTGGAGTTGTTCAACCTCCTTCGGCTTGATGGACCGGGACGCCATCCCCACGTCGCACAGGTCCTGGTTCAGGTCCTTGAACGAGGTACTGGAACCATGGGCCTGAATTTCTATGGCCACCCGACGGCCATCCCTGAGGGTCCCTTCGATGTTCTGCTCATCCGGCTGACCCGGAACTCTGACAATATCCTTGGCCTGCATGACCTGTTTCAGGAACTCAGTCGCCAGTGCCGGCGCCAGCTTTGCGCCAATGGTGTTGGAACCGTGCAAGCGGAGGATGGTCGTAGCCGGAGTCGACGGAATCGCTGCCGGACTCGCCGGAGGCGGGCTGGCCTGAGCCTGATTGGCGGCAACCAGATTGGTTTTGTCGCTCTGCGTTTCGCCGAGCAGAAAGAAGAAGCCGGCTCCGAGCAGCGCGATCAGGACAAAGGCAAGCACGATGAACAGGGGCATGATATTGCGTTTTTTTTGTGGCGGTTCCGGCCCGGCGAGCGGGACAACGCTGTCTTGCGCAGCGGTGCCCATCGCGGGTGTGGTCGGTTGACCGGAATCCGCTGTGGTTTTCAGAAGGTTGTCCAGATCGGCCCGGAGAACTTCCACTTCCAGGTCAATCCGTTCCGGGTTGGCCTGGGGCCGACAGAGGACAAACAACTGCCCGAGGGGCAGGTAGTAGACGAAAAATTTCTGTTCGAGATAACGGAACTCACAACGTCTGATTTCGCCGACCGCTGCACTGGCCGCATTACGGTTCTGGTTGAGCAGGCGGGTGGCCTTCTGCAACTGCTCCAGGCTCAGAAATTGCGGCATGTTGGCGCCGATGATGCGGCCGTCCCGGTGGCTGATAAAGGCGCCCTCGACCTCTGGCAGTTTAATGAATGAATCCAGGCAGTTCTTATTCATGGCAGGACGTTACTTTCTGGCCAGAGTTGCGCGAATGGCGCTTTCCACGGGGGGATAATCACAGTTGCCGGGAACCGCAACCACCATGGAACGTTTGGGAGAGTGAAACACCAGACAGTGCCCGGCTAGCCCACTGACTGCGGTGTAGTGGCAATGGCGGGCACCGAACAGGTTCCCCAGCTGGGTGGCGATATCACCGAAATAATGCCCCTGTGCACTCAGTCGGGCGGCGCTGTCACTGTCATCATCAAACGGATGGCCTTGATCGTCGATTAAGACTGCAAAATTGACACCGGGGATCGGCAGAACCTTGCGGATGGTTTTGTTCATGCTGAGTGTCTTTGGGATCTCCGGACTCCGGTAGGCACCGTCTTCATCCAGGCGGCGATGGCATTCGAGCAGTAGCTGACTCATGGACATGCGGATGCTGGTCTGCAGGGTTTTCAGGTTGGGGTGGCAGGAAAAATGCCCGCCTTGCCAACTCAACATGCGGTAGATGGCGTCAATGCCGGCAATACTGTCCTGCTCGGCGTGAATGACCTCACCTTCGCGGAAGAAAATAACCCCTTTTTCCTGCTGTTGCTGGACGGACAGCCCGCCGGAAAAGCGATTCTGGCTGTGCAGCTGTAACACATCGGCCAAATGAACCTGTGGCAATTCCCCCGAAAAACCGGTCTGCAATTGTTCCATCATCAATCTCCTTTGAAAAAACACGTCCGTGTTTAACCAGGGGATTATTAGAAAGTGATGAGGAATGAAAAAATAAATTTAAAAAAATTATTAATTTCAGGTTGATGAGCTGCTAGGAACACGCCATTGGATGTGGGTAACAGGTTGAAGTATATGAGGAAAATACAGAATTAGCTGGTTTTCATCAGAAAACGGACTTTTTCGCCGTGGCGGTGTCACTCTGCGGGCTTATTTGTGTGGCGTAAAGAACTACGCCTCCGCATAAGCCATTGATGTCCTTGCCACAACGAAAAAGTGCTCGTTTCCAATCTGAAAACTTATGCGTTGGCATCCGGAGTTTCCGGATGCCAACTCGCAGGGACAAGCAGACAAAGTGACTCTGTGATCGATCCCTGCCGATGGGTTTTGGTAGGCTATTGCACGGCCGCCTGCTAAACCCCACGGATAAGCGATCAAAATCAATGATGCTTTTTAGAGTTCGTTGATTTTTTGAAATGAGACATGTGCATCTATTCTCCACCGTGTTTGGAATAAGTCTCCGGATGGACCAACCAGCTGTTAGCGCACCAGTTGACAGATAGCACGGATGTCTTGGGGAGAGGTCCGGCAACAACCGCCAACAATTCTGGCTCCATCGGCCAGCCATTGTTTTGTCAGGGCCGCAAAATCGCCGTTATCGCCGGGACGCCATCGTTTTGAAAGCGGGTCGTAGTGTTCCCCGGAATTCGGATAAACGATAATCGGTTTATCCGTCACCGAGCTGATTTCCTTGATCAGCGTCGTTACATGGCGCGGTGCGGTGCAGTTGATGCCGATGGCGGCGACTTGGTCAAAATCATTGAGCCAGGCGGCGCAATCGCTGATTTTGTCGCCATTGCAGGTTTGTTGGCCGTCTTTAGCCGTGAAGCTGATCCAGGCCGAAATACCGGGGTTTTCCGCCAACAGCCGGACCAGTGCCCGGGCCTCACTGAAGCAGGGCAGGGTTTCGCAGGCCAGCAGATCCGGTTCCGCTGCGACCAGGGTCTGCAGTCTGCGGCGGTGAAAATCCATCAGTTGCTCTTCTGAAAGCGAATAATTGCCACGGTATTCCGAACCGTCGGCCAGAAATGCGCCGTAGGGGCCGACCGAAGCCGCGACCAGCGGGCGCGGACGGTTACTGCCCGCACTGTGTTGCATCCAGAACCGGTCCCGCACCTGACGAGCGATGGTGATGGAACGGGTCATCAGGGCTGCCGCTTCGGCCTCGCTCAGCCCCCGGGCGGCAAACCCCTCAAAAGTCGCCTGGTAACTGGCGGTAATGACACAGTCGGCCCCTGCAACCAGGTAGTCCTCATGAACAGCTGCAATCAGCTCCGGATTCTCCAGCAAAACTTTGGCGGACCAAAGCGGATCGTTCAGGTTACAACCACGTTTTTCCAGTTCCGTGGCAAAGGCTCCATCCAGAATCATGGTCGGAAATCGGCTCAATATCGATGCAATCGGGTTCATTTTTTACTCCTGTTGTGGTGGCCAGGGGGGATCAACGGCTTGGTTATAGCCGATTTTCAGCGTGGCGGGGGAACTTTTTCAGCATCTGGTTTCAGGGCCGAATAAAGTGTCACGGTTCCAAACAGGGTGCTGAAGGTCTCTGTTATGGTGATTTTGTCAAAGCCGGCCAGGCTGAATATGTCCGGTAGGCGGCCGGCAATATTGTCTTTGGTGGAAGCAAAGCCATCGACCAACTGGACGGGGAGAAACAGGGCTCGCATGAGCAGGTTGGCGGCTTTGCCCCAGTCGAGCACGAGCAGGCGCCCGCCTGGTTGCAGAACCCGGAAAATTTCTTTGCTGGTGGCTTCCTTTTGGGGGCGGTCCAGGTGGTGAAAGAAAAGACTGGAAAAAACCTGCTCAAAACTGCCGGTTCGATAGGGCAGTTGGTCGGACGTGCCCTGTTGATAGGCGATTTCGGCCCGAGCTCCCAGGGCTTTGGCCTTGGCCTTGGCCTTGGCCAGCATCTTCTGATCGGCATCAAGACCGTATACCGCCAGATCCGGGCAGGCCTGTTGGCTCCAGAGTGCCAGGGTCCCGGTACCGCACCCGATGTCCAGAACTTTTTGCCCTCCTTGAAAATCCGCCTGGCGGATCAAGGCTCGTTTGATGGTCTGCTCCCGCACCGTGAACTGGGCAATCAGATCGTAAAATGGAGTCAGCCAATG
The Pelobacter seleniigenes DSM 18267 DNA segment above includes these coding regions:
- a CDS encoding DUF4388 domain-containing protein; its protein translation is MMEQLQTGFSGELPQVHLADVLQLHSQNRFSGGLSVQQQQEKGVIFFREGEVIHAEQDSIAGIDAIYRMLSWQGGHFSCHPNLKTLQTSIRMSMSQLLLECHRRLDEDGAYRSPEIPKTLSMNKTIRKVLPIPGVNFAVLIDDQGHPFDDDSDSAARLSAQGHYFGDIATQLGNLFGARHCHYTAVSGLAGHCLVFHSPKRSMVVAVPGNCDYPPVESAIRATLARK
- a CDS encoding diguanylate cyclase codes for the protein MKKQFLKKLVLLTAGLLLLDIFLQYQLFLQYKNNRIVAVSLHLAEVRARLETRMTGSLLLLKGTANYIALTPGLTQAGFDRYAHSLLHHNPLLKNLAFAEDFKIKFVSPLTANQPILGLDYRLLPGQWDQVRRVAETGQLLATGPLKLVQGGTGLIGRAPVTVEQQGAERVLGIISAVIDMDKLFAESGLNDSHLAIALRGVDGFGADGAVFLGSSDLFSPEREAVLMDVTFPGGSWQLAGLPKHGWLTSTAPPFAFTVHGLLLLLGGALAVGMFRSTQNNHQIETIQKSLAEAQAIAHLGSWKIDLKDNSTWWSEESYRIFGVSPSSFQPNLNKIHEQIHPDDMPKFEAFLEQARTTGESYELDHRIIQPDGSRRYVQARGQVEFDDTGKPLHITGTILDITEQKLAELALRASEEMNRAMAEASLDALITIDSEDRIIFWSPAAEKMFGWSKQEALQQKLHDLIVPEQYRKEAQEGLSKFINSGRGPVINHVREVTALRKDGSCFPVDLSVAAFSLDNRYYAHGSLRDATERKATEENLQWLATTDELTGLLNRRRFMELAEQEFQRASRYRNPMTLIMFDADRFKTINDTFGHDGGDEILKALAREATAVLREVDIIGRIGGEEFTIVLPQTGLQGGLQLAERLRQKIAESLVNLPDGRSARVTISLGVAELSPELGSLDELIKAADIALYQAKENGRNRVVTIPVLRDEASTRQSS
- the mmuM gene encoding homocysteine S-methyltransferase, with the translated sequence MNPIASILSRFPTMILDGAFATELEKRGCNLNDPLWSAKVLLENPELIAAVHEDYLVAGADCVITASYQATFEGFAARGLSEAEAAALMTRSITIARQVRDRFWMQHSAGSNRPRPLVAASVGPYGAFLADGSEYRGNYSLSEEQLMDFHRRRLQTLVAAEPDLLACETLPCFSEARALVRLLAENPGISAWISFTAKDGQQTCNGDKISDCAAWLNDFDQVAAIGINCTAPRHVTTLIKEISSVTDKPIIVYPNSGEHYDPLSKRWRPGDNGDFAALTKQWLADGARIVGGCCRTSPQDIRAICQLVR
- a CDS encoding chemotaxis protein CheD; this translates as MSSRINLNPEEIVIAEVPIAVSTVLGSCLAVVFFCCRLRIGAICHATLPQGSCRFDGKYVNQAIAYMFHYFEGLKVRPAELTVKVFGGAEMFGVTDGVGMRNQQAALEALKQLGLNPSVLDVGGNRGRRLVFFSETGEVYRKWVKRTTR
- a CDS encoding substrate-binding domain-containing protein, translating into MNKNCLDSFIKLPEVEGAFISHRDGRIIGANMPQFLSLEQLQKATRLLNQNRNAASAAVGEIRRCEFRYLEQKFFVYYLPLGQLFVLCRPQANPERIDLEVEVLRADLDNLLKTTADSGQPTTPAMGTAAQDSVVPLAGPEPPQKKRNIMPLFIVLAFVLIALLGAGFFFLLGETQSDKTNLVAANQAQASPPPASPAAIPSTPATTILRLHGSNTIGAKLAPALATEFLKQVMQAKDIVRVPGQPDEQNIEGTLRDGRRVAIEIQAHGSSTSFKDLNQDLCDVGMASRSIKPKEVEQLQRFGNMTGPASENVLALDGIAVIVHPANGVQNMAQQQIADIFSGRIKDWQEIPQSGLSGAIKVIARDEKSGTWDTFKHLVLRDQSLLSSAERLEDSRELTAQVAADTNAIGFIGLPYIKPSKAVAVSEQGTEAVFPTTFTVATEDYPLARRLFLYIPANPTNPQSRPFVEFALSDSGQKIAREIGFVELTIDEMTPEIAANASQNYRQNAASAARLSLNFRFRSGSTEIDNRGLRDIDRLVSFLGRQQNRQRAVKLFGFADNIGSRTANCQLSQIRAEKVATVLKAHGVSAETIQGFCDDMPVAANDTAAGREKNRRVEVWLTR
- a CDS encoding SO_0444 family Cu/Zn efflux transporter, with translation MNLLNQILLQSWNILCLSAPYMLFGFFIAGLLKAFIPDDFIARHLGKDNRTNLFKAALFGVPIPLCSCGVLPAAAGIRRQGASKGATTAFLISTPETGVDSISVTWALLDPLMAVLRPLAAFLTAIFTGQLVRVFDPQQPAPAPQPVAAAKPASSSSCCCSGSCSSTPPKPSIIERLRKGMGFAFGDLFGDISAWFFVGVGIAGLITVFVSPALVEHWLGNQFVAMLVMLIVGMPLYVCATASTPIAAALVLKGLHPGAALVFLLAGPATNAAAISVISTILGRKSTLLYVLGIMISSLVLGFAVDEIYALSGLTINWQTGGAEDGPSLLGMLSALVLFGLVLFRKSKDSCCSDSTCECG
- a CDS encoding CheR family methyltransferase — its product is MSEVLSRNHFELLSHFIYNELGIKLPDSKRTMLSGRLKKRLRDLHLNHFKDYCDYLFSPQGRKEEMPHFVNVVTTNKTDFFREPAHFDYLLQSVLPALPKGSAAPLQIWSAGCSTGEEPYTLAMVLAQALGEGSGRQFRILATDISTRVLDTAKKAIYPIEDIQPVPAEYKKKYLLKSRDKSKGLVRIVPELRKIVCFAQLNLMAEDYGLGVLLDIIFCRNVIIYFDKATQQKLMVKFCRCLKPGGYLFLGHSESLHGYDLPLVPVAPTVYRKISVDSFQ
- a CDS encoding protein-glutamate methylesterase/protein-glutamine glutaminase encodes the protein MKEKIKVLIVDDSASVRQAMAEILAGDPDIEVVGTANDPFAAANRLKTVIPDVITLDVEMPRMDGLTFLQKIMSQHPIPVVMCSSLAENGSDIALRALEYGAVDIITKPKLGTRQFLEESRMRICDAVKAASQARLQPLSKSTLKVAPKLTADVVLAKQSSVQQRLIETTEKVVVVGASTGGTEALRIFLEAFPADSPGIVIVQHMPEHFTSTFAERLNGLCRLVVKEAEHNDTVVRGRALIAPGNRHLLLKRSGTRYYVEIKDGPLVARHRPSVDVLFRSAARYGGKNCIGIIMTGMGDDGAQGLLEMKESGAFTLAQDEATSVVYGMPKEAVARGAVTKIVPLPYLAMEVLKLD
- a CDS encoding ArsR/SmtB family transcription factor; its protein translation is MGQVEDVCQVECIHSDTVAGVAASMDRDEALFQLAELFKALGDSTRVRILHALSFSELCVCDLACLLKMSSSAVSHQLRVLRSQKIVKYRKDGKNVIYSLDDDHVSILLQHGLEHVNE
- a CDS encoding class I SAM-dependent methyltransferase translates to MTGKQNPQFIPALGYHWLTPFYDLIAQFTVREQTIKRALIRQADFQGGQKVLDIGCGTGTLALWSQQACPDLAVYGLDADQKMLAKAKAKAKALGARAEIAYQQGTSDQLPYRTGSFEQVFSSLFFHHLDRPQKEATSKEIFRVLQPGGRLLVLDWGKAANLLMRALFLPVQLVDGFASTKDNIAGRLPDIFSLAGFDKITITETFSTLFGTVTLYSALKPDAEKVPPPR